Proteins encoded together in one Lathyrus oleraceus cultivar Zhongwan6 chromosome 5, CAAS_Psat_ZW6_1.0, whole genome shotgun sequence window:
- the LOC127083609 gene encoding E3 ubiquitin-protein ligase ATL4, giving the protein MVMEIVISLIILFVGIAILVSIHFCIVGRAFTRDNNSADIQVQSSTSRTTKGMFGDNIGDLKNLPCFDYVEQERGNSNNNNSNVVDCAVCLESFNVGDACRLLPNCRHSFHVQCIDLWILKKPFCPICRTWVHSRVVLREESAVSDSDIVEIEMP; this is encoded by the coding sequence ATGGTAATGGAAATTGTCATTTCTTTGATAATCTTATTCGTTGGGATTGCTATTCTGGTTTCTATCCATTTCTGCATAGTTGGTAGAGCTTTTACAAGGGATAATAATAGTGCAGACATTCAAGTCCAGAGTAGTACTAGCAGAACAACAAAAGGAATGTTTGGTGACAATATTGGTGACTTGAAGAATCTTCCTTGCTTTGATTATGTGGAACAAGAGAGAGGAAACAGCAACAACAATAACAGCAACGTTGTCGACTGTGCTGTTTGTTTGGAGAGTTTTAACGTTGGTGATGCTTGTAGGTTGTTGCCTAATTGCAGACACAGTTTTCATGTTCAGTGTATAGACTTGTGGATTCTCAAGAAACCGTTTTGTCCGATTTGTAGAACATGGGTTCATTCAAGAGTAGTTCTGAGAGAAGAAAGTGCTGTTTCTGATTCTGATATTGTAGAAATTGAAATGCCGTAG
- the LOC127083608 gene encoding serine/threonine-protein kinase STY13 isoform X2: MKEKNDGFMRADQIDLKNIDEQLERHLNKALAIDHNEDVSNSVATGDGAVFNKNQRQEWEIDPSSLIIKSVIARGTFGTVHRGVYDAQDVAVKLLDWGEEGHRTEAEIAALRSAFTQEVVVWHKLDHPNVTKIQTENGVISMPSNICCVVVEYLPGGALKSFLIKNRRRKLAFKIVVQLALDMARGLNYLHSQKIVHRDVKTENMLLDKTRTVKIGDFGVARIEALNPNDMTGETGTLGYMAPEVLNGNPYNRKCDVYSFGICLWEIYCCDMPYPDLSFSEITSAVVRQNARPEIPRCCPSSVANVMKRCWDANPDKRPEMDEVVAMLEAIDTSKGGGMIPFDQQHGCLCFGNRRGP; this comes from the exons aTGAAGGAAAAGAATGATGGATTTATGAGAGCTGATCAAATTGATCTCAAGAACATAGATGAACAGCTTGAGAGACACCTCAACAAAGCATTGGCTATAGATCATAATGAGGATGTCTCAAACTCTGTTGCCACCGGTGATGGTGCTGTCTTCAACAAGAATCAAAGACAAGAGTGGGAAATTGACCCTTCTAGCCTCATCATCAAGAGTGTTATAGCTCGTGGCACTTTTGGTACTGTTCACCGTGGTGTCTATGATGCTCAAGATGTTGCTG TAAAATTGCTGGACTGGGGTGAAGAAGGGCACAGAACAGAAGCTGAAATTGCGGCACTCAGGTCTGCGTTCACGCAAGAAGTTGTTGTTTGGCATAAACTTGATCATCCTAATGTCACTAAG ATACAAACTGAGAATGGTGTAATTAGCATGCCGAGCAATATCTGTTGTGTGGTTGTCGAGTATCTTCCCGGAGGCGCACTCAAATCTTTCTTAATAAAGAATAGGAGGAGGAAGTTAGCTTTTAAGATCGTCGTCCAGCTAGCACTTGATATGGCTAGAGG ACTGAATTATCTTCACTCTCAGAAGATTGTCCACAGAGATGTAAAGACAGAGAACATGCTGTTGGATAAGACGCGAACGGTTAAAATTGGTGATTTCGGAGTTGCGCGTATTGAAGCATTGAATCCTAATGACATGACCGGGGAGACTGGAACACTTGGTTACATGGCTCCTGAG GTTTTAAATGGAAACCCTTATAACAGAAAATGTGATGTATATAGTTTTGGAATCTGTTTATGGGAAATATATTGCTGTGACATGCCATATCCTGACCTCAGTTTCTCAGAGATCACATCAGCCGTTGTTCGCCAG AATGCTAGACCTGAAATACCAAGATGCTGTCCAAGTTCTGTGGCAAATGTAATGAAAAGATGCTGGGATGCGAATCCCGATAAGCGACCTGAAATGGATGAGGTAGTTGCCATGTTGGAGGCTATTGACACATCCAAAGGTGGAGGTATGATCCCTTTTGATCAGCAACATGGTTGTCTCTGCTTCGGTAATCGCCGAGGGCCTTGA
- the LOC127083608 gene encoding serine/threonine-protein kinase STY13 isoform X1 codes for MKEKNDGFMRADQIDLKNIDEQLERHLNKALAIDHNEDVSNSVATGDGAVFNKNQRQEWEIDPSSLIIKSVIARGTFGTVHRGVYDAQDVAVKLLDWGEEGHRTEAEIAALRSAFTQEVVVWHKLDHPNVTKFIGATMGSSELQIQTENGVISMPSNICCVVVEYLPGGALKSFLIKNRRRKLAFKIVVQLALDMARGLNYLHSQKIVHRDVKTENMLLDKTRTVKIGDFGVARIEALNPNDMTGETGTLGYMAPEVLNGNPYNRKCDVYSFGICLWEIYCCDMPYPDLSFSEITSAVVRQNARPEIPRCCPSSVANVMKRCWDANPDKRPEMDEVVAMLEAIDTSKGGGMIPFDQQHGCLCFGNRRGP; via the exons aTGAAGGAAAAGAATGATGGATTTATGAGAGCTGATCAAATTGATCTCAAGAACATAGATGAACAGCTTGAGAGACACCTCAACAAAGCATTGGCTATAGATCATAATGAGGATGTCTCAAACTCTGTTGCCACCGGTGATGGTGCTGTCTTCAACAAGAATCAAAGACAAGAGTGGGAAATTGACCCTTCTAGCCTCATCATCAAGAGTGTTATAGCTCGTGGCACTTTTGGTACTGTTCACCGTGGTGTCTATGATGCTCAAGATGTTGCTG TAAAATTGCTGGACTGGGGTGAAGAAGGGCACAGAACAGAAGCTGAAATTGCGGCACTCAGGTCTGCGTTCACGCAAGAAGTTGTTGTTTGGCATAAACTTGATCATCCTAATGTCACTAAG TTTATAGGGGCAACAATGGGGTCATCTGAATTGCAGATACAAACTGAGAATGGTGTAATTAGCATGCCGAGCAATATCTGTTGTGTGGTTGTCGAGTATCTTCCCGGAGGCGCACTCAAATCTTTCTTAATAAAGAATAGGAGGAGGAAGTTAGCTTTTAAGATCGTCGTCCAGCTAGCACTTGATATGGCTAGAGG ACTGAATTATCTTCACTCTCAGAAGATTGTCCACAGAGATGTAAAGACAGAGAACATGCTGTTGGATAAGACGCGAACGGTTAAAATTGGTGATTTCGGAGTTGCGCGTATTGAAGCATTGAATCCTAATGACATGACCGGGGAGACTGGAACACTTGGTTACATGGCTCCTGAG GTTTTAAATGGAAACCCTTATAACAGAAAATGTGATGTATATAGTTTTGGAATCTGTTTATGGGAAATATATTGCTGTGACATGCCATATCCTGACCTCAGTTTCTCAGAGATCACATCAGCCGTTGTTCGCCAG AATGCTAGACCTGAAATACCAAGATGCTGTCCAAGTTCTGTGGCAAATGTAATGAAAAGATGCTGGGATGCGAATCCCGATAAGCGACCTGAAATGGATGAGGTAGTTGCCATGTTGGAGGCTATTGACACATCCAAAGGTGGAGGTATGATCCCTTTTGATCAGCAACATGGTTGTCTCTGCTTCGGTAATCGCCGAGGGCCTTGA